In Ruminococcaceae bacterium R-25, one genomic interval encodes:
- a CDS encoding rod shape determining protein RodA: MSKAGSGVVKLRGKDGLKAVDYYLVVPVLTMTIIGLYVLQKVLSKGYAAYPGNYYRQIVATVGGVIAALIISLLDEHLLKVVGRVVYAAALFLLILVPIDGYSLAGTWGADSWLKLPVIGNFQPSELAKIGLVMVAADIFEQMHNKEVTMLKGFGKMAAVYAPPMLLILAQPDFGTAMVIVFTFICMLFAWGVRYRYFLLAFSSLIVIVVPLVWTFYLKPYQKERILSLLFQGSSPQSEYNLQQSKMAIASGGLAGNHTGILTPVPVKESDFIFAAISEHMGFIGTTTVIILAFFFLCRCLYVAAKIKSKSASYMMTGFTGYFAFHFIENMGMAVGLLPITGIPLPFMSLGGTAMLINFMAFGVILNISINRNM; encoded by the coding sequence ATGAGTAAGGCTGGTTCCGGCGTTGTAAAACTTCGCGGGAAAGATGGTCTTAAGGCCGTCGACTATTATCTTGTCGTGCCTGTTTTGACCATGACGATAATCGGCCTTTATGTTCTTCAGAAAGTTTTATCCAAAGGTTATGCAGCTTACCCCGGAAACTACTACAGACAGATAGTGGCAACGGTAGGCGGCGTTATCGCTGCGCTGATTATCTCGCTTCTCGACGAACACCTGCTTAAGGTTGTCGGCAGAGTTGTCTACGCCGCAGCGCTTTTCCTTTTGATCCTGGTTCCTATCGACGGTTATTCCCTGGCAGGCACATGGGGCGCCGATTCATGGCTCAAGCTCCCTGTAATCGGTAACTTCCAGCCGTCAGAGCTTGCCAAGATAGGTCTCGTAATGGTAGCTGCCGATATTTTCGAACAGATGCATAACAAAGAAGTCACGATGCTGAAAGGCTTCGGTAAGATGGCCGCAGTCTATGCGCCGCCTATGCTTCTTATCCTCGCGCAACCTGACTTCGGTACCGCGATGGTTATCGTATTTACTTTTATCTGCATGCTGTTTGCGTGGGGTGTCCGTTACAGATACTTCCTTCTTGCTTTCTCATCCTTGATCGTTATCGTCGTACCGTTGGTATGGACGTTCTATTTGAAGCCCTATCAGAAGGAGAGAATCTTATCTCTCTTGTTCCAGGGATCTTCACCTCAGTCCGAGTACAATCTCCAGCAGTCCAAGATGGCGATCGCTTCAGGTGGTCTTGCCGGAAACCACACGGGAATCCTTACCCCCGTTCCGGTTAAGGAGAGCGACTTTATTTTCGCCGCCATTTCAGAACACATGGGATTTATCGGAACTACGACGGTTATAATCCTCGCATTCTTTTTCCTGTGCAGATGCCTGTACGTCGCCGCTAAGATCAAGTCGAAATCGGCATCCTACATGATGACCGGATTTACCGGATATTTCGCATTCCACTTTATCGAAAACATGGGCATGGCAGTAGGCCTTCTTCCTATCACGGGAATCCCTTTGCCTTTCATGAGTCTGGGAGGCACGGCGATGCTCATTAATTTCATGGCGTTCGGAGTTATATTGAACATTTCAATAAACCGGAATATGTAG
- a CDS encoding phosphatidylglycerol:prolipoprotein diacylglycerol transferase translates to MMNMVEVKFPGLGIDVNVNPVAFHIGSIEVYWYGILIAFALVLSVILAVKQAKSLNFPEGLVYDTILMIIPCAIIGARLYFVACNLDYYTKHPAAIFDLRSGGLAIYGGVILVFLGGLLMCYIRKIPFRELADYCVVYLPLGQAIGRWGNFFNQECFGTNTTLPWGMTSSTIESYLSSSCPTLVSTMPVHPTFLYESLADLAIFFILLYVRKHSKIPFETSCAYFALYGTARFFIEGLRTDSLYIGNTSIRTSQLLSLIFVVLALAYIAYARTQKFEKKGFPKKLYVELTEEKK, encoded by the coding sequence ATGATGAATATGGTAGAAGTTAAATTTCCGGGACTCGGAATCGACGTAAACGTTAACCCCGTTGCCTTTCATATCGGCAGCATTGAGGTTTACTGGTACGGCATTCTGATCGCGTTCGCATTGGTGCTTTCTGTAATTCTTGCAGTTAAGCAGGCAAAGAGCCTTAATTTCCCGGAAGGCCTCGTTTACGATACGATCCTCATGATAATCCCTTGTGCCATCATCGGTGCCAGATTATATTTCGTAGCATGCAATCTTGATTACTATACAAAGCACCCCGCGGCTATCTTTGATCTGAGATCAGGCGGACTAGCCATTTACGGCGGTGTTATCCTCGTATTCCTCGGCGGTCTTCTTATGTGCTACATAAGGAAGATCCCTTTCAGGGAACTTGCCGACTATTGTGTTGTTTATCTTCCTTTGGGTCAGGCAATCGGCAGATGGGGCAATTTCTTTAACCAGGAATGCTTCGGAACAAACACGACACTTCCCTGGGGTATGACAAGCTCTACTATTGAGAGCTATCTCAGTTCCAGCTGCCCTACGCTCGTATCAACGATGCCGGTTCATCCGACATTCCTTTACGAGTCTTTGGCTGACCTCGCGATCTTCTTTATCCTTCTTTATGTAAGAAAGCATTCAAAGATTCCTTTCGAGACATCCTGCGCATATTTCGCACTTTACGGAACTGCAAGATTCTTCATCGAGGGTCTCAGAACAGATTCGCTTTATATTGGTAACACAAGCATCAGAACATCTCAGCTTCTGTCACTTATCTTCGTAGTTTTGGCGCTCGCTTACATCGCTTATGCGAGAACACAGAAGTTTGAGAAAAAGGGCTTCCCCAAGAAGCTCTATGTTGAGTTGACTGAGGAAAAGAAGTAA
- a CDS encoding riboflavin kinase/FMN adenylyltransferase — protein sequence MIKVCNTYGLSDLPLGTKGRVIALGMFDGLHQGHMDIIRKAVATAERDGLTSTVQTFKNLFKKDNKSLYTSEERLKLVSGTGADELLVLDFDEVKDMEPEDYLRNVLLYRCIADTLIMGEDYRFGKGARGDVAMIKEFAKENDVRVIVVKDHLLEGTDRKISTTWLRDELAEGNVDLARDLCGGRNYFYSGRCVQGKQLGRTMGFPTANIIVPEDKFVVKRGVYVSRIRLGSRTLYGVTNIGRRPTLEDAVNDVAETYIFDFNEDIYGANLEVELLHFLRPESKMTSKEELIDAVNLNKAQAKDYLKNLN from the coding sequence ATGATTAAAGTTTGCAATACATATGGCCTTAGCGATCTCCCTTTGGGCACAAAGGGACGCGTGATCGCGCTCGGCATGTTCGACGGCCTTCATCAGGGCCATATGGACATTATCAGAAAGGCTGTTGCCACAGCTGAAAGAGACGGTCTCACATCAACAGTCCAGACGTTTAAGAATCTTTTTAAGAAAGACAATAAATCACTTTATACTTCGGAGGAACGCTTAAAGCTCGTAAGCGGGACCGGCGCAGACGAACTGCTTGTCCTGGATTTCGATGAAGTAAAGGATATGGAGCCCGAAGATTATCTTCGCAACGTTCTTTTGTACCGCTGCATTGCTGATACTCTCATCATGGGTGAGGACTACAGGTTCGGCAAGGGCGCCAGAGGCGACGTTGCCATGATCAAGGAATTTGCAAAAGAAAACGATGTCCGCGTTATCGTCGTAAAAGACCATCTGCTCGAAGGAACAGACAGGAAGATATCCACGACATGGCTCAGGGATGAGCTTGCTGAAGGCAATGTCGATCTCGCAAGAGATCTTTGCGGTGGAAGAAACTATTTCTATTCCGGACGCTGCGTTCAGGGAAAACAGCTCGGCAGGACAATGGGTTTTCCTACGGCAAACATAATCGTGCCGGAAGATAAGTTCGTAGTAAAAAGAGGCGTTTATGTCTCTCGCATCCGCCTTGGCAGCAGAACACTTTACGGTGTAACCAACATCGGCAGGAGACCCACTCTGGAAGATGCTGTAAACGATGTGGCTGAGACCTATATTTTCGATTTCAATGAGGATATATACGGTGCAAACCTCGAAGTTGAGCTCCTGCATTTTTTGAGGCCTGAATCGAAGATGACATCTAAAGAAGAATTGATAGATGCCGTAAATCTTAATAAAGCGCAGGCTAAAGACTACCTCAAAAACCTCAATTAG
- a CDS encoding tRNA pseudouridine synthase B has protein sequence MIQDGFILVDKPEGWTSFKTDRFVGKLLGTRKVGHLGTLDPFATGLLPVFAGKGLKYLRFCEGFDKGYSCKCVFGAETDTMDKTGEITSENYPSPEALEQLEKSDYKLIRDAVLKVKETKEQLPPAYSAKKIDGVKAYELARKGEMPDLKPAKITIYSLDITGIEKREKGLAIDFDCLCSKGTYIRTICSDLGSITGYGAYAETLRRTVNGQFNVKDAFTPDMLEKMAEAGDFSFVRDASETVSFLPEIKLDQKQTKDIKFGRKIDFPIDVKLNGDERIYYRATSEDKLIAVVFPAMENGILTMRIERLFAHD, from the coding sequence ATGATTCAAGACGGATTCATCCTTGTTGATAAGCCTGAAGGATGGACTTCCTTTAAGACTGACCGGTTTGTCGGGAAACTCCTCGGCACAAGAAAAGTAGGACACTTAGGTACGTTAGACCCGTTTGCGACGGGCCTTCTGCCTGTGTTTGCCGGCAAAGGATTAAAGTATTTAAGATTCTGCGAAGGTTTTGATAAAGGATATTCCTGCAAATGTGTTTTCGGCGCGGAAACAGATACGATGGATAAGACAGGTGAGATAACTTCTGAGAATTATCCTTCACCTGAAGCTTTAGAACAGCTCGAAAAGTCTGACTACAAGCTTATCCGCGATGCAGTATTAAAAGTTAAAGAAACAAAAGAGCAGCTCCCGCCCGCATATTCCGCAAAGAAGATCGACGGTGTGAAAGCATATGAGCTCGCGAGAAAAGGTGAGATGCCGGACTTAAAGCCTGCCAAGATAACGATCTATTCGCTCGATATCACTGGTATAGAAAAGCGTGAAAAGGGTCTTGCGATCGATTTTGACTGCCTGTGTTCCAAGGGAACATATATCAGAACGATCTGTTCTGATCTGGGCAGTATTACTGGCTACGGTGCTTATGCTGAAACTTTGAGAAGAACCGTTAACGGACAGTTCAATGTAAAAGATGCATTTACTCCTGATATGCTCGAAAAGATGGCCGAAGCAGGTGATTTCTCATTTGTAAGAGATGCATCCGAGACGGTAAGTTTTCTGCCAGAGATTAAGCTTGACCAAAAGCAGACGAAGGATATCAAGTTCGGAAGAAAGATAGATTTCCCTATAGATGTAAAACTTAACGGTGATGAACGCATTTACTACAGGGCAACATCTGAAGATAAGCTTATTGCAGTTGTTTTTCCTGCAATGGAAAACGGTATTTTGACTATGAGGATCGAGAGGCTTTTCGCACATGATTAA
- a CDS encoding phosphoesterase RecJ-like protein — MRERYKEGSLRTAKNILSVIEKAKDNDELILVFPHRSVDGDCVGSSSGIVSIVRSLGVDAYVAIPEELPENMGFLGIDEYLIQPDSVSEKATELNSKGTVNGKKPGAVIATDISESSRMGICGAIFESVDTKIIIDHHASVTTRSDNMWIDPDSSSASEMVFYVAEQVSLLTGKDLKDVLAPNAVKAVLAGIVTDTGRFTFTNTHPETLETAGALMDLGGNISEVCYNLFDRKSKPKFRLSAKARSEVKFYCDDKFALTVVPYEQFKEFGAGPDGVDDVVSAMRDIDGVELAIVLRELENGDVRGNIRSQEYFDCCKFAEGFGGGGHVRAAGFNAKGDINEIANEVIKRVQDIL, encoded by the coding sequence ATGAGAGAACGCTATAAGGAAGGCAGCTTAAGAACTGCCAAAAACATCTTAAGCGTTATAGAAAAGGCCAAGGATAACGATGAGCTTATCCTTGTCTTTCCTCACAGGAGCGTAGACGGTGACTGTGTCGGTTCGAGTTCCGGCATCGTAAGTATTGTCAGGTCTTTGGGAGTAGATGCTTATGTGGCTATTCCTGAAGAATTACCTGAGAATATGGGCTTTTTGGGTATAGATGAATACCTCATCCAGCCTGACAGCGTTTCTGAAAAAGCAACAGAATTAAATTCTAAGGGTACCGTCAATGGTAAGAAGCCCGGTGCAGTAATCGCTACCGATATTTCCGAGAGTTCGAGAATGGGAATATGCGGTGCAATCTTTGAATCAGTTGATACGAAGATCATAATCGACCACCATGCTTCCGTTACGACGAGATCAGATAATATGTGGATCGATCCGGACAGTTCTTCAGCAAGTGAGATGGTATTTTATGTTGCTGAGCAGGTATCTTTGCTTACAGGAAAAGATCTTAAAGATGTTCTCGCTCCCAATGCGGTTAAAGCGGTTCTTGCAGGAATCGTAACAGATACCGGCAGATTTACTTTCACGAACACACACCCTGAGACTTTAGAGACGGCAGGTGCGCTGATGGATCTCGGAGGAAATATCTCCGAAGTCTGCTATAACCTTTTCGACCGCAAGTCCAAGCCGAAGTTCCGTCTGTCTGCAAAAGCCAGATCGGAAGTTAAGTTCTATTGTGATGACAAGTTTGCTCTTACGGTAGTTCCTTACGAGCAGTTCAAAGAATTCGGCGCCGGCCCTGACGGCGTTGACGATGTCGTATCTGCAATGAGAGATATTGACGGTGTTGAGCTCGCGATCGTTTTAAGAGAACTCGAGAACGGAGATGTCAGGGGCAATATCAGATCCCAGGAATACTTCGACTGCTGCAAGTTCGCCGAAGGCTTCGGCGGCGGCGGACATGTCAGAGCCGCAGGCTTTAATGCAAAAGGCGATATTAACGAGATCGCCAATGAAGTCATAAAAAGGGTTCAGGACATTTTATGA
- a CDS encoding ribosome-binding factor A, which translates to MKNRRPEIVGDEIQKIISTIISTKLKDPRVPLLTSVTSVKMSRDLSHATVFISVYGDEKTQKEAMEAIEHAKGFIRYETVQEINLRVAPELSFKLDNTLNNALRMEALIDKTIKEDEARRLAREEREGKNDGSGEEE; encoded by the coding sequence ATGAAAAACAGAAGACCTGAGATAGTCGGAGATGAGATCCAGAAGATCATCTCCACCATTATCTCAACCAAGTTAAAGGATCCCAGAGTTCCTTTGCTGACATCTGTTACGTCCGTTAAGATGAGCAGAGACTTATCGCATGCCACTGTGTTTATCTCCGTCTATGGTGACGAGAAAACACAGAAGGAAGCGATGGAAGCTATAGAGCATGCAAAAGGTTTTATCCGATACGAAACAGTGCAGGAGATAAACTTAAGAGTCGCTCCCGAATTAAGCTTCAAGCTCGACAACACTCTTAACAACGCATTAAGGATGGAAGCTCTGATCGATAAAACGATCAAGGAAGATGAAGCAAGAAGACTTGCCCGAGAAGAAAGAGAAGGCAAGAATGATGGCAGCGGGGAAGAAGAGTAA
- a CDS encoding translation initiation factor IF-2 has protein sequence MSEDNDNKKKDLTVGGVSGSKKMRLGRVHKKKSDDAPEAAAPETEVKATAPAPAAPAPAPAPAEEVKPVVKKAPAKKVSEEKAEEKPAEEKKPAKKTAAKTEKTEKADKTEKTEKADKTEKTEKAEAPAKKAAPKKTSEKKPAEEKAEEKPAEEKKPAKKPAAKAVKAEEKPVEEKKPEEPQVKETEVKEVKEEKPEVKPEPVEEKKPEAPKPAPKPRLSSAVISLPDVPARGETIRSSTVITYAGRDKKSPMRSGGQGGYNNNRQGGGFQKPAGGGFDKDKDDDNQRPQFKRAPKPRAEAPIEDAKKSRSSYAEKSAFDKKHNNNDRRDGEKNANIDKRKQSRTSQFSGRVNSDGDYDDFSFKKKKKKQESQQAVVEQVITEIKIPAFITVKEFAEGIGKKSSDIIMALMKLGVMATINQELDFDTACLVADSFGINAELLEEKTEEDILFVDEDNPENLETRPPVVVVMGHVDHGKTSLLDKIRSSNVTEGEAGGITQKIGAYTVRLKGRQITFLDTPGHEAFTTMRARGAQFTDIAILVVAADDGVMPQTIEAINHAKAANTEIIVAINKIDKPGANPDRVKQELTQYGLICEEWGGQTIMVPISAKLGTGIDDLLENVLLTADVMELKADPKGQAKGAVIEAKLDKNRGAVASVLIQRGTLRQGDTVVCGPILGNVRAMYDDKGMPIKKAGPSIPVEILGLPEVPQAGEILYAVDDDKTARQLVEKRKIKQREEQLHRSSKMSLDTLAAQMAAGDVKDLNIIIKADVQGSVEAVQQSLEKLTNEEVKINVIHGAVGAINESDIVLADVSNAIIIGFNVRPSQMIIDKAKETGVDIRLYSVIYNAIEDVENAMKGMLAPKIEEVIWGHAEVRQLFKVSGIGTIGGCYVTDGKIQRSSNVRVIRDDVVVYTGVLGSLQHEKDSVKEVLSGHECGLTVEKYNDIKIGDVIEAFGNVEVKRD, from the coding sequence ATGAGTGAAGATAACGATAATAAGAAGAAGGACCTGACAGTCGGAGGCGTATCCGGCAGTAAGAAAATGAGACTCGGCCGTGTGCATAAGAAGAAGTCTGACGATGCACCTGAGGCCGCTGCACCTGAAACTGAGGTAAAGGCAACAGCACCTGCACCCGCAGCTCCTGCTCCCGCACCTGCACCTGCAGAAGAGGTTAAGCCTGTTGTTAAAAAGGCACCTGCAAAGAAGGTTTCTGAGGAGAAGGCAGAAGAAAAGCCTGCTGAAGAAAAGAAGCCTGCAAAGAAGACTGCAGCTAAGACAGAGAAGACTGAAAAGGCCGATAAGACAGAAAAGACCGAGAAGGCCGATAAGACAGAAAAGACCGAGAAGGCAGAAGCTCCGGCAAAGAAGGCTGCCCCCAAGAAGACTTCCGAAAAGAAGCCTGCAGAAGAGAAAGCAGAGGAAAAGCCTGCCGAAGAGAAGAAGCCTGCTAAAAAGCCTGCAGCAAAGGCTGTTAAGGCAGAAGAAAAGCCTGTTGAAGAAAAGAAGCCCGAAGAGCCTCAGGTAAAAGAAACTGAGGTAAAGGAAGTTAAGGAAGAAAAGCCTGAGGTTAAGCCTGAACCCGTTGAGGAAAAGAAGCCTGAGGCACCTAAGCCGGCTCCCAAGCCGAGGCTCTCTTCAGCTGTTATTTCGCTTCCTGACGTTCCCGCAAGAGGCGAGACTATCAGAAGCTCCACGGTTATTACTTATGCCGGAAGAGATAAGAAGAGCCCGATGAGATCAGGCGGCCAGGGCGGCTACAATAACAACCGACAGGGCGGCGGTTTCCAAAAGCCCGCAGGCGGTGGATTCGATAAGGACAAGGACGATGATAACCAGCGTCCGCAGTTCAAGAGAGCACCCAAGCCGAGAGCAGAGGCTCCTATTGAAGATGCAAAGAAGAGCAGATCTTCTTATGCAGAAAAGAGTGCTTTCGATAAGAAGCATAACAACAACGACAGAAGAGACGGCGAAAAGAACGCCAATATCGATAAGAGAAAGCAGTCCAGAACATCACAGTTCTCAGGCCGCGTTAACAGCGACGGTGACTACGATGATTTTTCATTCAAGAAGAAGAAAAAGAAGCAGGAATCACAGCAGGCTGTTGTTGAGCAGGTAATCACAGAGATCAAGATCCCTGCGTTCATCACTGTTAAGGAGTTCGCTGAAGGTATCGGCAAGAAGAGCTCTGACATTATCATGGCTCTCATGAAGCTCGGCGTCATGGCTACAATTAACCAGGAACTCGACTTCGATACGGCATGCCTCGTTGCAGACAGCTTCGGAATCAATGCAGAACTCCTTGAGGAGAAGACAGAGGAAGATATCCTCTTCGTTGATGAGGATAATCCGGAGAACCTCGAGACAAGACCTCCGGTAGTAGTTGTCATGGGTCACGTTGACCATGGTAAGACATCACTCCTCGATAAGATCAGATCTTCAAACGTAACCGAAGGTGAAGCCGGCGGTATCACACAGAAGATCGGTGCTTACACAGTAAGACTTAAGGGTCGTCAGATCACATTCCTCGACACCCCCGGTCACGAAGCATTCACAACGATGAGAGCCAGAGGTGCGCAGTTTACTGATATCGCGATCCTCGTAGTTGCTGCAGACGACGGTGTAATGCCTCAGACGATCGAAGCTATCAACCACGCTAAGGCTGCTAATACAGAGATCATTGTTGCTATCAACAAGATCGATAAGCCGGGCGCAAATCCTGACAGAGTTAAGCAGGAACTTACACAGTACGGCCTCATCTGCGAAGAGTGGGGCGGCCAGACGATCATGGTACCTATCTCAGCTAAGCTGGGAACAGGTATTGATGACCTTCTCGAAAACGTACTCCTCACAGCAGACGTCATGGAACTCAAGGCCGATCCTAAGGGACAGGCAAAGGGTGCCGTTATCGAAGCTAAGCTCGATAAGAACAGAGGTGCTGTTGCATCCGTTCTCATCCAGCGCGGTACATTAAGACAGGGCGATACAGTTGTATGCGGACCTATCTTAGGTAACGTAAGAGCTATGTACGACGATAAGGGTATGCCTATCAAGAAGGCAGGTCCTTCGATCCCTGTAGAGATCTTAGGTCTTCCTGAGGTTCCTCAGGCAGGTGAGATCCTCTATGCGGTAGATGACGATAAGACAGCAAGACAGCTCGTTGAAAAGCGTAAGATCAAGCAGAGAGAAGAGCAGCTTCACAGATCATCAAAGATGAGCCTTGATACACTCGCAGCACAGATGGCGGCAGGCGATGTCAAGGATCTCAATATCATCATCAAGGCTGACGTCCAGGGTTCTGTCGAAGCCGTACAGCAGTCTTTGGAGAAACTTACAAACGAAGAAGTTAAGATCAACGTTATCCATGGAGCAGTCGGTGCGATCAACGAATCAGATATCGTACTTGCTGACGTATCCAACGCGATCATCATCGGCTTCAATGTAAGACCTTCACAGATGATCATCGATAAGGCAAAAGAGACAGGCGTAGACATCAGACTTTACAGCGTCATCTATAACGCGATCGAAGATGTCGAGAACGCTATGAAGGGTATGCTCGCACCCAAGATCGAAGAAGTTATCTGGGGTCATGCAGAAGTCAGACAGCTCTTCAAGGTCAGCGGTATCGGTACTATCGGCGGCTGCTATGTTACTGACGGTAAGATCCAGAGATCTTCCAATGTCAGAGTCATCAGAGACGACGTTGTCGTATACACCGGTGTTCTCGGATCATTGCAGCACGAAAAGGATTCCGTTAAGGAAGTATTGTCCGGACATGAATGCGGTCTTACAGTCGAGAAGTATAACGACATAAAGATCGGCGACGTTATCGAAGCTTTCGGCAACGTCGAAGTTAAGAGGGACTGA
- a CDS encoding LSU ribosomal protein L7AE, whose product MTDKERAYGMIGLAARAGKAVSGSDSVIGAIRSGNVKLLIITKDISGNSLDKILRNITGKNEIPCYSFGSSDELGDALGKPARTVAAITDKSFADGISAILEKIGEEDNI is encoded by the coding sequence ATGACAGATAAGGAAAGAGCATACGGAATGATCGGGCTTGCGGCAAGAGCAGGCAAGGCGGTATCGGGAAGTGATTCCGTGATCGGAGCAATCCGTTCAGGCAACGTAAAACTCCTGATAATCACCAAAGACATTTCGGGAAATTCTTTGGACAAGATCTTAAGAAACATCACAGGAAAAAATGAAATCCCCTGTTACAGTTTCGGATCATCAGATGAACTGGGAGATGCCTTGGGCAAACCCGCCAGAACAGTTGCGGCTATTACTGATAAAAGCTTTGCGGATGGTATATCCGCCATACTCGAGAAGATAGGCGAGGAGGACAATATTTAA
- a CDS encoding NusA antitermination factor, whose translation MPRKKNEEEPKDTIVSLVKLLAEERDIDEEEVFQAIESGLVAAYRREFGGNKQDIKSVSAEIDRETGEIYVYKLAEVVDDVIDEANEISIEDAKELGYEDVEVGDEIEIGIDVEDLGRLAASAAKNAINQKLRDAESLKIEKEFSGKIGEITSGTIVRKDARNVYVNIGRAEAIVKHDGQIRNNRNEHYDQDRIMKFLVMGVEEANGRPSVVLSRTDARLVTKLFELEVPEIKAGDVIIRSVAREAGSRTKVAVYSKDPDIDAKGSCVGQRGQRVQQIMNELAEEKIDIVDWKEDPALFISEALQPAKVSRVDTEITTNENGEVERYAKVIVPDQQFSLAIGKSGQNVRLAARLTGFKIDIKKESDESVEASKALIDDFTVVDDEAGKNE comes from the coding sequence ATGCCCAGAAAGAAGAATGAAGAGGAACCCAAGGATACAATAGTAAGTCTTGTTAAGCTCCTCGCAGAAGAAAGAGACATCGACGAAGAAGAAGTATTCCAGGCGATCGAGAGCGGTCTTGTTGCAGCTTACAGACGTGAGTTCGGCGGCAACAAGCAGGATATCAAGTCCGTAAGTGCCGAGATCGACAGAGAGACAGGCGAGATCTACGTTTATAAGCTCGCTGAAGTTGTTGATGATGTAATCGACGAGGCTAACGAGATTTCCATTGAAGATGCAAAAGAGCTTGGTTATGAAGACGTAGAAGTCGGAGACGAGATCGAGATCGGTATCGATGTTGAAGACTTGGGCCGTCTTGCTGCAAGCGCTGCAAAGAACGCAATCAACCAGAAGCTCAGAGATGCTGAGTCTTTAAAGATCGAGAAGGAGTTCTCCGGCAAGATCGGTGAGATCACTTCCGGTACTATCGTTCGTAAGGACGCAAGAAATGTATACGTAAACATCGGCCGTGCTGAAGCTATCGTTAAGCACGACGGCCAGATCAGAAACAACAGAAACGAGCATTACGATCAGGACAGGATCATGAAGTTCCTCGTAATGGGCGTTGAGGAAGCTAACGGCAGACCTTCAGTTGTTCTTTCAAGAACAGATGCAAGACTCGTTACAAAGCTTTTCGAGCTTGAGGTACCTGAGATCAAGGCCGGCGACGTCATCATCAGATCCGTTGCAAGAGAAGCAGGTTCCAGAACAAAGGTTGCTGTTTACTCCAAGGATCCCGATATCGATGCAAAGGGTTCATGCGTAGGCCAGAGAGGACAGAGAGTCCAGCAGATCATGAACGAGCTCGCAGAAGAGAAGATCGACATCGTTGACTGGAAGGAAGATCCGGCACTCTTTATCAGCGAAGCTTTGCAGCCTGCAAAGGTTTCCAGAGTTGATACAGAGATCACTACAAACGAGAACGGTGAAGTTGAGAGATATGCAAAGGTTATCGTACCTGACCAGCAGTTCTCACTCGCTATCGGTAAGAGCGGCCAGAACGTTCGTCTTGCTGCAAGACTTACAGGTTTCAAGATCGACATCAAGAAAGAGTCCGATGAGAGCGTAGAAGCATCTAAGGCACTTATCGATGACTTTACAGTTGTTGATGACGAAGCAGGAAAGAACGAATAA
- a CDS encoding ribosome maturation factor RimP, which yields MALAKRSKIAQEAFDLAEPVVTELGFDLVDCSYVKEARGMVLTLYIDKRGGIGIDDCETVSRAVDPIIDEAASIDPDFFEVSSPGLTRPLETEKDYIRYAGEKVDVSLYKPMEGKKSFTAVIKGAEGEKATFVFDNGEEFTLGFEDIAKAVRHIDF from the coding sequence ATGGCATTGGCTAAGAGATCGAAAATCGCACAGGAAGCTTTTGATCTGGCTGAACCTGTCGTAACAGAACTGGGATTTGACCTGGTCGACTGTTCATATGTCAAAGAGGCCAGAGGCATGGTGCTCACGCTCTATATTGACAAGCGCGGCGGCATCGGCATCGATGACTGTGAGACAGTCAGCCGCGCGGTAGATCCGATCATTGATGAAGCGGCATCTATCGATCCTGATTTCTTCGAAGTCTCATCACCCGGTCTTACAAGACCTCTGGAGACGGAGAAGGATTACATCAGATACGCCGGCGAAAAGGTTGACGTATCACTTTATAAGCCCATGGAAGGCAAGAAGAGCTTTACTGCAGTAATAAAGGGTGCAGAAGGCGAAAAGGCAACATTCGTATTTGATAACGGCGAAGAGTTTACTCTCGGTTTCGAGGATATCGCGAAAGCCGTACGTCATATAGATTTCTAA
- a CDS encoding large conductance mechanosensitive channel, with translation MGLISEFKEFALKGNVVDMAIGVIVGAAFKDIVTSFTDSFINPLIASVGGAEIAGSIRLPWVDYTGLDPEQIAALSLNYGAFITAIINFLIMALILFFMLKAINTLKGGVGKLAKKKKGAKEEPAPAPEPSDEVKLLTEIKDLLKAQNSK, from the coding sequence ATGGGTTTAATATCAGAATTCAAGGAATTCGCACTCAAGGGTAATGTAGTTGACATGGCAATCGGTGTCATCGTCGGTGCAGCTTTCAAGGACATCGTTACTTCTTTCACAGACAGTTTCATTAATCCTTTGATCGCTTCTGTCGGCGGCGCTGAGATCGCAGGCTCAATCAGACTTCCGTGGGTAGACTATACAGGTCTCGACCCTGAGCAGATTGCAGCTCTTTCACTCAACTATGGTGCTTTCATTACAGCAATCATCAACTTCCTTATCATGGCGTTGATCCTCTTCTTCATGCTCAAGGCTATCAACACTCTTAAGGGTGGCGTTGGCAAGCTCGCTAAGAAAAAGAAGGGCGCTAAGGAAGAACCCGCACCTGCACCCGAGCCTTCTGATGAAGTTAAACTCTTAACAGAGATCAAGGATCTCCTCAAGGCCCAGAACAGTAAGTAA